CGAAGCGGGTGATGGCCATGATTCGGGCGCCCGAGCACGGCGGCAAGGGCCGGCTTTCCCTCATCCGGGAGGAACTGGTGCATCGCTCCGGTGAGAGGGTGCCGGTGAACATGACGGCCTCCATCGTCTATGAAGGGGGCCGTGAGGTGTTCAGCGTGGGCATCTTCACGGACATGCGCGCGCGCATGCAGCTGGAGCGCAAGCTGTCCGACGTGGAGACGCGGCTGGAGGAGAGCGAGAAGAGCGCGGTCATCGTCGCGCTCGCGGGCACCGCCGCGCACGAGCTGAACCAGCCGCTCACCTCGGTGATGGGCTATGCCGAGCTGCTGAAGCGGAAGCTGAAGGAAGACGACTTCGCCTGGAAGCCGGTGGACATCATCTACCGCGAGGCGGAGCGCATGGCGGAAATCGTCCGGAAGATTGGCAAGATTACCCGCTACGAAACGAAGTCCTACATGGGGGCGCAACAGATTCTCGACCTGGACAAGGCCACCTCCCATGAAGACTGAGACCCGCGCCGTGCGCATCGCCGGCGGCCCTGCCCCCGAGTCCTTCCAGGCCCTGTTCGAGGCGCTCGACGCCCCCGCGGCCATGTGTGACCCGGCCCTGCGCCTGGTCGCCGTCAACGACGCCTTCCGCCGCTTCTGCGCCGACCAGCACGTGGCCGTGGAGGAGGTGGCGCGCACCCTGGCCGGCGCCAGCGTGCCGGCGGATGGCGCCAGCTGCGACGTGGAGCTCTTGCCCGACCTGCCCGGCGTGGTGTTGACGCTGTCCCGCCGGGGCGACGTGGTGGCCGTCCGCGCGCGCAACGAGCCGGAGCTGTCTCGCAACCGGCTGGTGGTGGCGGAGCGGGCCCTTCTGGAGCAGGCGCGCACCGAAGGCGTGCTGTTGGACCTGGGCCGCAGCGTGGCCGAGGCCGGCGGCGAGGAGGAGCTGGTCGCCGCGGTGGCTCGCGGCGTGAAGGAGCTGTTCCCCGGGCGTTCGTTCTGCATCCGCATCACCGACTCGCGGACGGGCGGCCTCACGTCGCTCTACGCGGAGGGGCGGCTGAAGGAAGGCGCGCACGAGCCGCTGGTGCTGATGGAGCGCGCGGTGGAGAAGACGAGCCTGGACCGCGCGTCCCTGCCCGTGGACCGCGTGGCGGTGCTGGGCGAAGTCCCGCTGCTGTTCCAGGACAGCACCCACGGCGTGAGCGCGCCGCTGGTTGCCAGCGGGCAACTCTTCGGCGCCATCAACATGGAGTACCCGGCGGACTTCGTCTCCGACGTGCCGCATGACGAGCGCGTGCTGCTCCAGCTCGCCAACCAGGTGGCGGTGGCGGTGAAGAACGCGAAGCTCATCGATGAGCTGACGTTCGTCCGCAAGTACCTGGAGGACCTGCTGGAGAAGGCCAACGCCCTCATCCTGGTGGCGAACCGGGACAAGCAGGTCGTCGTCTTCAACCAGGCGCTGAGCGCGCTCACCGGCTTCGGCAAGGAAGAGGTGCTGGGCCGGGACTTCTTCTGGCTCATCCCGGAGAGCGAGCACCTGCGGCTCAACCAGCTCATCGCCGCGGCGATTCGCGGCGAGCCGGTGAACAGCTTCGAGACGCGGCTGCTGACGAGCAGCGGCGCGGAGGTGCGCGTCTCCTTCGCGACCTCCTCCAAGCTCTCCCAGCACGGGGAGGTGGAGGGCGTCATCGCCATCGGTCAGGACATCACGGTGGTGAAGGAGCTGGAGAAGCGCATCATCCACGCGGAGAAGCTGGCCTCCATCGGTCAGCTCGCCGCCAGCGTGGTGCACGAAATCAACAACCCGATGACGGCGGTGGCCACGTACGCGGACGCGCTGCTCCAGCGCTCGCGGATGACGCCGGGGGCCAACCCGGCGGACCAGGAGAAGCTGCGCAAAATCCTGGAGAGCAGCCACCGCATCCTCCGCTTCACGCGAGACCTGGTCAGCTACGCGCGCCCGGCGCAGGACCGGCCGGAGCGGGTGCAACTCAACGCCATCGTGGACATGGCGGTGGGCTTCTGCGAGCACGTGGTGGCCCAGGCGCGCGTCAGCATCCAGCGCGAGTACATCGACCTGCCGCCCCTGTCCGCCGTGCGCGCCAACCTGGTGCAGGTGTTCGTCAACCTCATCACCAACGCGTGCCACGCGATGCCGCCGGGAGGCTCCGTCATCCTGGCCACGGGCCGTGACGGGCAGGACGCGGTGGTGAAGGTGCGCGACACGGGCACGGGCATCGAGCCCAAGCACCTGCAGCGCATCTTCGAGCCCTTCTTCACCACCAAGCCGGAAGGGCGGGGCACCGGCTTGGGGCTCTCCATCTGCCAGGGCATCGTGGAGAACCACGGTGGCCGGCTGACGGTGGAGAGCACCATGGGCGAGGGCACCACCTTCATCGTGCGCCTGCCGCTTCAGCAGGGCTGAGCCCGCGCTCAGTCCCGCATGTAGTGGCAGGTGTAGCCGCCCGGGTTCTTCACCAGGTAGTCCTGGTGATAGTCCTCGGCGGGGGTGAAGGCGCCCGCGGGCACAATCTGCGTGACGACGGGCCGGGGCCACTTCTTGGAGGCATCCACCCGCGCCTTCACCTGCTCGGCGACGCGCTTCTGGGCGTCGGACAGGTAGAAGATGGCGGAGCGGTACTGCGTGCCCACGTCATTGCCCTGACGGTTGAGCGTCGTCGGGTCGTGCATGCGGAAGAACCCCTGCTCCAGCAGCGTCTCGTACGTCAGCCGGGTGGGGTCGAACACGACGCGCACGGCTTCGGCGTGCCCCGTCTTGCCGGAGCTCACGTCGTGATACGTGGGATTGCGGAAGGCGCTGGAGCCGCCCGTGTAGCCCACCTCCGTCTGGACGACGCCGGGAATCTTGCGCAGCAGGTCCTCCATGCCCCAGAAGCACCCACCCGCCAGCAGCGCTGTCTCCGTGAAGGGCGAGGCGTCCTGGCGCTTCGTGGCGGCGGCCGGAGCGGGGCGGCCGAAGAGTGGCAGCCAGGCCCCATAACCCTCCTTCGCCAGGTCATTCACCGCGACGAAGCGCAGGGCCGCGGAGTTGATGCAGTAGCGCGTCTTCGCGGGCGCGGGGCCGTCTCCGAAGAGGTGGCCCAGGTGTGAGCCCGCGGCCTTCGAGCGCACCTCCACACGCTCCATGCCCTGTGTGCTGTCCCGCTTCTCGACGACGCGAGCGCTGTCCACCGGGCGAGTGAAGCTGGGCCAGCCGGTGCCGGAGTCGAACTTGTCGCGCGAGGAGAAGAGGGGCTCGCCGCTCACCACGTCGACGTAGAGGCCCTCGTCGTGGTGGTTCCACAGGGGATTGCGGAAGGCGGGCTCCGTGGCGCCCTTCTGCGTCACCTCATAGGCCAGCGGGGACAAGGTGCGCCGCAAGTCGGCGTCCGAGGGCTTCTCGTAGCGGCGGGTGTCCTGGATGGTGGGGCCTGGCGCGGTGGGCGCGGCCCCGCGGGCCTCGGTGCACGCGGACAGCACGGCGAGCGCGGCAAGGGCCAGGGGCATGAGCCGACGGGCCAGGGACGAGGACGTGGAGGCGGTGGGCATGGACGCGGTCTCCGGAAGTTCCCGCGAGCGCGGGTGCTTCTGTGTGTACGCGCGAGGCCCCCAGGTGGTTTCAGAGGCGGTGACACCGGGCCTCGGCCCGCCGGGCATGCAGGCGGGCGTCCCGGCGCATCGTCACGACTCGCCGCTGGCCTTGTCCTCGTCGTCCAGCTCGCGGGTGAACTCCTCGTTCGTGAGCAGGCCCTTGCGCGCCATGATGCGCATCAGCGCCCAGAACTTCCGCTCCAGCTCCTCGACGCGGTCGGGGTCTTCTCGCGCTTGTCCGAAGAGGTAGTCCAAGTCGTCCAGCACGCCGCCCGTGTTCGCCACCGCGGCCTTGGGCTTCGCGGCGCCGCCCTGTCCGCGCTTCTGCCTGCTCTGCTCCTCGCGGGCGCGAATCAGCTCCGCCAGGGACGTGCGCTGCGTCGCCTCGCCGGGCGGCAGCTCCTCGCCGATGATGACCTCCTCGTCGTCATCCTCTTCGGACGGCGGCGCCGTGGGGCGTGTCACCGGCGGCGCGGCCTGCACCGGCTTCGCGGCGGGCCTCGCGGGCGCGGGGCGGCTGGCGGAGGGCGAGGCCACCGGCACCTTGTGGTAGTAGCGGAGGATGGCGCCGCGCACGGTGGACAGCGGCGCCACGCGCGGGCTGACCTTGAGGCCGGTGGTGAACTCAATCTCCTCCACCGCCGTCACGTTGAGCGGATCGCTCATCGCCACCACGAGCTGTTTGCGCCCGCCTGTGCTCTCCAGTGCGATGGGGAACAAGTCGTGCTGTTCGCAGAAGCGCGCGCGCAGCATGTGCACCGCCGCCCACTCCGGCGTGGTGGCCGCGAGGTCCACTCGCGGCAACCCCAGGGCCTGGCTCAGCGCGTCCGCGAGCGTGGCCTCCGTGATGGCACCCTGCGCGATGAGGGTGGCCCCCAGACGCTGTCCTGATTTCCGGTGAGCCGCGAGCCCCGCCTCGAGCTGGGCGACGCTGATCGCCCGCTGCTCCAACAGGAGCTCGCCAATGCGCTTCCTCGCCATGAATCCGGCCTTAACACGCGCGACGAAACCCAGGAAGCAAGCGCGGTGTCACATCTGGAGGCACTTGGGAATACCCCCGAAAATGCCCGCGCTGCTGCTTGGAGGACGGCCTGGCAAGAGGGGGTTCAGCGCAAAATTCCTGTGAGATTTCAGCACTTAACGGCGCTGCCCCTACCTTGACACCCCACACGCCCATTCCTAAAGTCGGCACACCGTTTTCAACATCCATTCCTGCCGCCCAACCGGGTGGACCGTCCGCTCGGGGGGACGTCAGGTCTGGAAGGTCCGCTAGAGCGGGCCAAGCTGCCTGTGGAGGCAACACTCGATGGACCTGGCGTCTGTGACGAACCTGACCGTGCTGGCGAATGTCGGCGGCCCTCAGCGGGGCTTCTTCGAAGAAATCGCCATGCGCTGGGAGGCCGGCCAGTGGGGTATGTACCCCATCGCCGCCTGCCTCATCGTGGCACTCGCCATCATGGTCGAGCGAAGCATCATCCTTTTCGGCAAGGCCTCCATCAACAAGGAGGCCTTCCTGCGTGGCCTGAAGAAGCACATCTACGCGGGTGACCTGGACAAGGCCATCAACTACGTGGCCGGCCAGAAGTCCACGCCGCTGACGAACGTCATCAAGGCCGGTCTGATGAACGTTCCGAAGGGCAACGACGAGGTCCAGGCCGCGCTCGACGAGGCCAGCCTCCGCGAGACGCCGAAGATCGAGGCCCGCACCGGTTACCTCGCCATGCTCGGCAACGCGGCGATGCTCGCCGGTCTGCTCGGAACGGTGTCCGGTCTCATCGCCTGCTTCGAGGCCGTGGCCAACGTGAACCCGGCCGACAAGGCGGCGATTCTCGCCATCGGTATCTCTGAAGCCATGAACTGCACCGGCTTCGGTCTGCTCACGGCCATCCCGGCGCTGATCTCCTTCTCCGTGCTGACGGGCCGCACGCAGAGCCTCATCAACGACATCAACGAGACCAGCGTCTCCGTCCTCAACCTCATCGTGGCCAACAAGGACAAGTTCAAGAACCTGAACGTCCCCACGGCGGCTCGCGACGAGGAGTAGGAAGTCCTTCGGGAACCCGGAGTCCGGGCGCGCTGTCCTGTCCCCACGGATGTGGGGACGCGCGGCGCGCTTCCATCAGTCTCACCGACGCTCACTGAGCGCGGCCGAAGGAGAAGAACGCCATGGCCGGCGGAATGGACACAGGTGGAGGCAAAGGCGGCAAGAAGTCGCTCGACACCTCTATCAACCTCACGGCATTCATCGACCTGATGGCGGTGACCATCAGCTTCCTCATCCTGACGGCGGTCTGGACCCAGATTGGCCGGCTCCAGGTTTCGCAGGCGGGTGGCCCCTCCACGGAGGAGGAGCAGCAGCAGGAAGAGCAGACCAAGACGGTCCAGCTCAACCTGCTCATCACGCCCACGGAGCTGCGGCTGTCCGCGGACCAGAGCGCCTTCGATCCGATTCCCCTCACCAAGGATGCGAAGGGCAAGACGGACCTGTCCAAGCTGGTGGCGCGCTTCAAGGAACTGAAGGCGCAGCTGCCGGACCAGTCCGCCATCACCCTGCAACCTGAAGACAAGGTCCGCTACGAGGACCTGGTCCGCATCATTGACGAGTGCATCGGCGCTGGGCTGCCCCAGGTGTCGGTGTCCGCGGCGATGGGCTAGCCGCCCAAGGAGCTCACGACACGTCATGGCCATTCAGGTTCCAGGCAAGCGATACGGCAAGCGGCTCCAGCACTCCAAGGTGTTCGGGCACGGCGGGACCGCGAAGAAGAGCGGTTACTCCGACCTTCTCATCACCCCGCTGGTCGACATGTTCATCATCATCGTGCTCTTCCTCATCGCGAACTTCTCCGCGACGGGTGAGGTGCTGATGATGACCAAGGACATCGAGCTTCCCGAGGCGGTCAACGTCAAGGAAGTGGAGATGCACCCGGTGGTGATGGTCTCCGGTGATCAGATCAGCGTCTCCGGCACCATCATTGGCCGCGTGGAGGACTTCACCAAGGACGAGTACCTCAACATCCCGTCGCTGGAGGAGAAGCTCCGCGACATGAAGAAGCAGTACGAGGACCTCCACTCCATGGCGCAGGACACGGCCAACACCTTCAAGGGCGACATCAACATCCAGGCCCACAAGGACGTGGAGTACTCCATCATCAAGCGGGTGATGTTCAGCTGCGCCACGGCGGGCTACAACAACATCAACTTCGCGGTGATTACGGCGGGCGATGCCGAGGCGGTGAAGGCCGCCAGCACCAAGGCCACCCCGTAGCTTCCAGGTGATTGGGCCTTGGGGCCCCGCGACGCCCTGGTCCTCGTGGCCAGGGCGTTTTCGTTTTTGAAGAAGGACGCGTCTTCATGCTGCTTCGTGCCGTCATCTTCGACCTCGATGGAACCCTGGTGGACTCGCTGGGGGACATCGCCGATGCGACGAACCACGCGCTGGCCCACCACGGTCTGCCCACCCATCCGGAGTCCGCGTACCTGCGCTTCGTGGGCAGCGGTGTCCGGGAGTTGATTCGCCGGGCGGTGCCTTCAGGGCAGGACGCGCTCATCGAGCCGGTGCTGGCCTCCTACAAGGCCTACTACGACGGCCACCTCTTCGACCGCACCGCGCACTACCCGGGCATCCCGGAGATGCTGACCGCGCTGGCCGCCCAGGGCGCGAAGCTGGCGGTGCTCAGCAACAAGTCAGACGACTTCGTGAAGCGCCTGGTCGCACGCCTGCTGCCGCAAGCCTCCTTCGCCGCCGTGTACGGTGAGCGGCCGGAGCTGCCGCGCAAGCCGGACCCGACGGCGGCGCTGGCGTTGGCCTCGGAGCTGGGCGTACCGCCCGCGGCCTGCGGCTTCGTGGGGGACACCTCCATCGACATGGACACGGCGCGCGCGGCGGGGATGTACGGCGTGGGCGTGGCCTGGGGCTTCCGCGAGGTGGACGAGCTGAAGGCCCACGGCGCGCGCGCGGTGGCCGCCACCGCGGCGGAGTTGCTGGCGGCGCTGCGGGATGCCAGGCCTTGAACAGGGAGAAGGCCCGCGTGGGCGCACTCCAGTCCCGCTTCGCTGTTGAGTAGAGGGCGGCGACCCTGAGCGGTGTGTTGCTCCGGCGACCCATGTCTCCGGGCGGCCGCCATTCGAAAAACGGCTGCGTACAGTGCGGAGCCCATGCGAGCTCCGATGTGCCGCCGCTCTTCCGCCGCGAGACGCGCCGTGGTCCTGGCCACGGCGTGGGTACTCGGTTGTGGGCGCTCGCCTTCCTTCGGGGAGCGCGAGCCCTTCATTCCCCGGGACGCCGCGGAGGTCCTGGCGCGCGTGCCGGCCGTCGGTGTGGATGCGCGCGCCCGCGAGCGTGCCGCGCTTCGCAAGGCCCTGGCCGGGCACGCCGGACAGTTGGACATGGCGCTGCGCCTGGCGCGGTTGGAAATCGAGGCGAGCCGCGTGTTGGGAGAGCCTCGCTACCTGGGGCGCGCACAGGCGGCGCTGCGTCCCTGGTGGGACCTGGCCACGCCGCCGCCGGGCGTGCGGCTGGTACGCGCCACCTTCCACCACGCGCGGCGCGACTTTCCGGCGGCCTTGGAGGACCTGGACGCGGTGGTGAAGGAGGACCCCGGCAACGTCGACGCGTGGTTGCTGCGCGCGGAGGTGTTGGGGATTCGAGGCGAGCATGCCGAGGCGGCCCGCAGCTGCGAGAGGCTCACCGCGTTGACCTCTTCGTTGACGGTCGCGGTGTGCGAGGCCCGGGTACGAAGCCTCGCGGGCCATTCGCGCAAGGCGCACGCGCTCCTGTCGGAGGCGCTGCGGCGCAGCGAGCGCAGTCAGGAGTCACGCACGCGCGCACTGGCCACGCTGGCGGAGGCCGCCGCGCTGGCGGGGGATGCCGGCCTGGCGGAGCGTTACTTCCTCCGGGCGCTCTCGCTGGATTCGAAGGACTACGCCGCACGCGCGGCCTACGCGGACCTGCTGCTGGACGCGGGCCGCGCGCGGGAGGCAGCCGTCGTGGTGATGGACCACACGCAGGACGACCGGCTGCTCCTGCGCCACGCGTTGGCGGAGAACGCGCTCGGGTCGTCTCGCGCGTCTGAAGTCACCCAAGCCTTGTCCCGCCGGTTCGAGGAGAGCCGCCTGCGGGGGGACAGTCTCCTCGCGCGCGAGGAGGCCCGCTTCGCGCTCCAGGTGGAGAAGGCGCCGGAGAAGGCGCTCCGGCTGGCGCAGGCCGTGTGGGCATCACAGCGTGAGCCATGGGACGTGCGGCTGTTGATCGAAGCCGCGCTGGCCGCAGGCAGACCGGAGGCGGCCCGGCCCGCGCTGGACTTCCTTCAAGCTTCGGGCTGCGAGGACCCGGGGCTCGTCTTCCTGGCCGAGCGCGTGCGGAGCCTGCTGCCATGAGCCGCGTTGCCCTGCTGTCGCTCCTGCTGGCCTCCCTGTCCGCCCTGGCGCAAAAGCCGAGCGACAGCTACCTGCAAATCATCGAGGCGGACGGCCAAGGCATCTCCGGCCGGTGGGACGTGTCGCTCCAGGACCTGGACGACGTCCTCGGGTTGGACGCGGGCGGAGACGGCGCCATCACCTGGGGCGAGGTGCTGGCGCGCGAGGCCGACATCCGGCGCTATGTGCTCGGCCGGCTGGTGCTCGGGGCGGAAGGTTCGCCCTGTGCGCTCGTTCCCCAGGGCGGGCTGCACATCCGGCAGCACTCGGACGGGGCCTATGCGGTGCTGGACTTCGACGCGCGCTGCACCGGCCCCGCCGCGCGGCTGGACGTGGACTACACGCTGCTGTTCGATCGCGACCCGCTTCACCGGGGCATCGTGCGCGTGGGCGCGCGCGAGCCGCTCATCTTCTCCGCGTCCCAGCACTTCGCGCGGGTGCGCCTGCGGGACGAGTCTCCCTGGCGCACCGCGGAGCGCATGACGGTGGAGGGGGCGCTGCACGTCGTGACGCGGGCCGACCACCTGCTCTTCCTCTTCGCGCTGCTGCTGCCCTCGGTCCTTCGCCGTGACGCGGACGGGCGGTGGGTGGCCGTCTCGGATTTCGGCACGGCGCTGTGGGACGTGGTGAAGGTGGTGTCCGCCTTCACCGTGGCGCACGCGCTGACGTTGGTCGCCGCCACGCTGGGCTGGGCATCCCTGCCGCCGCGCTTCGTGTCGGTCGCCATCGCGCTGGGCATCCTGGTGGCGGCGCTCGACAACGTCCGCCCCCTGGGGTGGGGGACTCGCTGGACGGTGGCCTTCGTGCTGGGACTGCTGCACGGTTTCGGCTTCGCGTCGGTGCTGGCGGGGATGGGGCTGTCCGCCGGAAGCCTCGCGCTGGCGCTGCTGGGCTTCAACCTGGGCGTGGAGCTGGGACAGGTGGCCTTCGTGGCCGCGTTGTTGCCCCTGGCCTTCGTCTTGCGACAGGCGCCGCTCTACCGCCGCGCGGTCGTCGTGGGCGGCTCGGTGGCCATCGCGCTGCTGGCGTGCGTCTGGTTGGCGGAGCGCGCCCTGGGCCTGGGCGTGTCGGTTACCTGACACGCGGGCGTGCCATGTGCTCCGCCCGCGTGTCAGCGGTGGGGCCGCATCGCCGCGTCAGACGACTGTGACTCTGTACTTGTCCTTGTCCTCCGCCCGGTTGTGGGCGGTGACAGCGGCGACGATGTGGCACACCCAGCCCAGGCACCCACCCGTGCCAATCCAGAAGCCTGGGGTGATGATGAGCCAGAACAGGCCCCGGAGCAGGTCCCCGTTGTAGATCTGCCCCACGCCAGGGATGAGAAAAGACAGCAGGGCTGCGATTGCGGGACGCGACATGGTTCGGGTGGCCTCCTTGTCTTCCCCTACGGGCGAGTTCCGAAGCCATTGCACTGCGCCTATCGGCTCCTGGACGGTTGCCTTCCAGTCAACCGGGGGGCAGGTGCAATGCCGGCGGTGCCCCGGCTAGCATGGCCTTCATGGATACCCGCCGGGTCGGCGGGCGGGTGTCGGGGGGAAGGGTCATCTTCGGGCTGCTCCAAGCCAGTGTACGTGGAGTCCAAGGCCGGCATCTGCTGGAGATGCTGGGCCTGGTCGTCGTGTACCTCCTCGCGGGGGCCCTGGGGCTGCAGGTGGCCATCGTGGGCAACATCAGCCCGGCCTGGGCTCCGGCGGGGGTGGCCCTGGCGGCGCTGCTCGTGCTGGGGGTGTCACGCTGGCCCGGCGTCTTCGTGGGCGCGTCGGTCATTTCGGTCCTGGGGGATGCGCCTGTCGTGGCCTCGCTCGGCGTGGGCGTGGGCAGCACGCTGGCGGCCGTGCTCGGCGTGGGCCTTCTGCGGTGGGTGGGTTTCGACAAGAGGCTGGAGCGGATCCGCGATGTCGTCGCGCTGTGCGCGGGAGCGGGCGCGCTGTGCCTGGGCGTGAGCGCATGGGTGGGCGTGGCGAGCCTCGTGCTGGGCGGGCGGCTTCCCTCGACGTCCCTGGCCGCGGGCCTGCGGGTGTGGTGGGTGGGGGACTTGATGGGCGTGCTCGTGGTGGCGCCGCCGTTGATGTTGTTCAAGCGGTGGTCCTGGCCGCGGCGAGGCGGCGAGGCGGTGGTGCTCGCGGGGCTCACCACGGTGCTGGGCGGCGCCATCTTCTTCGTTCCGGACCTGCCGCACAGCGCGGCGCACGCGGCCGCCTTCCTCCTCTTCCCCATGTCCGCCTGGGCCGCGCTTCGCTTCGGTCCTCGGGGCGCGGCGGCGGCCACGCTGTGCATCGCCGCCGCTTCCATCGTGGGCACCGCGCGGGGGCAGGGGCCCTTCGCCACGGATGACCTGACGCAGGACTTGTTGGTGTTGCAGCTCTTCATCGCCGCCAACGCCGTCACCGGGCTGCTGCTGGCGGCGGCGAGCACCGAGCGTCAGCGCGCCATCGGCCAGCTCCAACTGCTGGGCACCTCCGTGCGGAGCGTGCACGAAGGCGTCCTCATCGCGGAGGTCCGCGCGGGAGGCACGCTGCGCACCGTGTTCGCCAACCAGGCGCTGTGCTCGCTCCTGGGATACCGGCTGGAGGAACTGGTGGGCCAGGACCCGTGCTCGCTCTACGGCGCGGAGGAGCCGGAGTTCCGTCAGCGCACGCGGCAGTCCCTGCTCGCGGGCGAGCCGGTGTTCGCGGAGGTGAAGCTGGCGCACAAGCAGGGCGGCCTCGTGTGGAGCGAGGTGCTGCTGTCCCCGGTGCGCGCCACGGGCGAGGACATCACCCACTTCGTGGCCACCCACCGCGACATCTCCGCGACCAAGGAGCTCCAGGCCCGCCTGGTGGCGGCCGAACGTGTGGCCGCGGTGGGGACGCTCGCGGCCGGTGTGGGGCACGAAATCAACAACCCGCTGGCCTACCTGGTGCTGAACCTGGAGGCCGCCGAGCGCGGCTTGAGCCAGGGCGGCATGTCGGGCATGCGCGACGCGATGGCCAGCGTGCGGGGCGCGTTGGAAGGCGCCGAGCGCATCCGCCTCATCGTCCGGGACCTCCAGGTGTTCAGCCGCCAGGGGAACCAGGAATCGGGGCTGGTGGACCTCAACGCGCTGGTGCCGCCCGCGGTGCGCATCATCAGCCACGCGCTGCGCCACCGCGCCCGGTTGGTGGAGGAGTTCGGTCCGGTGCCGCGCGTGTCGGGGAGCGAGGCGCGCTTGGGACAGGTGCTGCTCAACCTGTTGGTGAACGCGATGCAGGCCATCCCGGAGGGCAACCCGTCCATGAACGAGGTGCGCGTGCGCACCAGCACGGATGCCTCTGGCCGGGCCCGCGTGGACGTGGTGGACAGCGGCGCGGGGATTCCCGCGCACGTGCTGCCGCGCATCTTCGAGGCCTTCTACACCACC
This genomic stretch from Myxococcus virescens harbors:
- a CDS encoding MASE1 domain-containing protein — encoded protein: MAFMDTRRVGGRVSGGRVIFGLLQASVRGVQGRHLLEMLGLVVVYLLAGALGLQVAIVGNISPAWAPAGVALAALLVLGVSRWPGVFVGASVISVLGDAPVVASLGVGVGSTLAAVLGVGLLRWVGFDKRLERIRDVVALCAGAGALCLGVSAWVGVASLVLGGRLPSTSLAAGLRVWWVGDLMGVLVVAPPLMLFKRWSWPRRGGEAVVLAGLTTVLGGAIFFVPDLPHSAAHAAAFLLFPMSAWAALRFGPRGAAAATLCIAAASIVGTARGQGPFATDDLTQDLLVLQLFIAANAVTGLLLAAASTERQRAIGQLQLLGTSVRSVHEGVLIAEVRAGGTLRTVFANQALCSLLGYRLEELVGQDPCSLYGAEEPEFRQRTRQSLLAGEPVFAEVKLAHKQGGLVWSEVLLSPVRATGEDITHFVATHRDISATKELQARLVAAERVAAVGTLAAGVGHEINNPLAYLVLNLEAAERGLSQGGMSGMRDAMASVRGALEGAERIRLIVRDLQVFSRQGNQESGLVDLNALVPPAVRIISHALRHRARLVEEFGPVPRVSGSEARLGQVLLNLLVNAMQAIPEGNPSMNEVRVRTSTDASGRARVDVVDSGAGIPAHVLPRIFEAFYTTKSSGEGTGLGLAICQQIVRAHGGELEVRSEPGRGSVFSVLLPPARVQAPTPPRPLPRVSLPQPSAARRGRVLVVDDEPRLAQSMRLLLEPFHDVVTTTRGSEALALVDAGHRFDVILCDLQMPETDGAAVYQHLCAHAPDQAARVVFISGGAYTPESRAFIDTVPTRVLEKPVRPDLLMATVATALTAADAMGPEPRVDEASPVAAVSGVRH